In Magnetococcales bacterium, the DNA window TAAGCGCCATTGGGGCGCAGCCCTTCCTCCTGGACCTCCATCCCAGTCTTTTAATCGTTTGTTGGGCAAAAGCCCTTCAGGATCGCCACCTGCGCAGGAAACACCGTCCCAAGGTGGGGATTGTCATGCAACAGGGTGGTCATGGCAGCACAGCGGGAAATTCTTTCGGCATTGTTCATGGTGAGGACAAGCTGGAAATGAGGCATGGCCTCCGGAAGATGGCCCAGAACAGTCAGGCTGATGGCCAGGAGAAAGTGCGCCTGGGATTGCTGGGCGAGGGGAGGTGCAGGCTGCCGTTGCAGGGCTTTCTCGAAAAATCCCAGGGCAAGATCCATGGTGTGCGGTGTCATGAAACGGCGGCCCATCTCCATGAGGATGGGTGGATCCTGTGGAGAGGTGACCAGGGCCTGGCGGATGGCGGCACGCGCCTCGGGAAACCGGTCCAGAGCCAAAAGCGCACGAGCCATTTTGTAGTGGATGGTGAAGGGGGAACGGGGAGCCAACTGGAGAGCGGCAGCAAACTGCTCGACGGCGGAGGCATACCGCCCCTGGTCCAATTCATGTTTGCCCAGGAGGTAATGGACAAGCGTGTTGTCCTTTGTCACGCGCAGGGTGTGCCGCCAAAGAGCGCCGCTGTCGCGCCAATATCCCACCTGTTGCCAGCACAACAGGGTAAAAATACCGACGGTCACCCCCGCCAGAATGAGGCGGAAAGAGGGACGCCGCAACGACGCCAAAGGCCAGGAAGGAAGCAGGCCCGCCAGGGCCAGAAACAATCCCATGTGCGGCAAATAGGTGAAGCGGTCCGCCATGGCCTGGGAACCAGCCTGGGCTAGACCCGAAACCGGAAAAAGGGCGATCATGAACCAAAACCACCCCATGGTCCAGGCAGGGTAGGCACGCCTGGCGATCAGGGCGCCTCCCGTCAGGCCCAGCAACACCAGCAGCGACAAGGCGACAGTCAGGGGAGAGAGGCTCGCCTGGGGATGGGGATAGAACGCAGCCAGGTCGATGGGAAGAAGGGTTTTGAACAGATAGTCCAGATAGACAACGACCATGTTGGCCAGGCGTGTGGAGAGGGGAAGCAGCGTCCAATCCAAACGATCTCCGTGGAGTTCCGAGGGCGTGGCGGTGGTGGTCAAGGTCAGGATAGCGGCGGCGAACGCCAGGACGACATAGGGAGCTTTTTCCCGGATGAGCGTTCGCCAACCTTGCTCTAGGCGGTGCAGGGGCCAAAAGTCCAGAAGCAACAGAAGCAGAGGCAACGTGACCCAGTTGGGCTTGCAGGCCAGGGATGCCAGATAAAACAGGCTGGGTTTCCAAAAACGCGCCCGTGCAAACGATGCTTGCGGCTGGAGGGCAGTGAGGTGGAGATGCAAAGCCGCCAAACCAAACAGGCCCGCCAATATCTCCTTGCGTTCCACCGCCCAGGCCACCGCCTCCACATGCTGGGGGTGAATACCGAACAGGAGAGCTGCCAGAAGGCTGGGGAGCAGGTGACCCGTCAGGCGCAGGATGAGACCAAAGAGCAGCAGCGTGTTGCCAAGGTGCAAAAGAAGGTTGACTGTGTGGATGGCACCCGGGTGCAGACCGAACAGGGTGGTGTCGAGCAAAAAAGAGAGCCAGGTGAGAGGGATCCAATAGCCGACATGGATATTGCTCCACGCCCAAAGGAAACTCTCCCAGGTCAGACCTTTCTGAATGATCGGGTTCAGAAGGAGATAGCGGGTATCGTCAAGATTGATGAAGGAGAAAGTGTGAAGACGGGCGTAGGGAAGCCAGACCCAGGCAAGCAAAAAAAAGATGGCTGAAAAAAGGGCGTATCGGGTGTAACTGTTCAACTCCCGGCGATGCATGTCAACTCCCAGCAGCTATTCAGTACCCGGCAACGAATTGGGGTCCAGAGGGCTGGCTCCCTTGCGGGTCAAGGGCAGCGCCCTTGCGGGTCAAGGGCAGCGCCCTTGCGGGTCAAGGGCAGCGCCCTTGCGGAGTCCGGGGCAGCGCCCCGTTGATATGAAAGCCTTTGTCAAGGCTCCGCCCCGAACCCCGCCAGGAGGAAGGGCGCAGCCCTTCCTCCTGGACCTCCATCCCAGTCTTTTAAACGTATTTTTTGGGGCTCTGCCCCAATTCCGCCAGGAGAAAGGGCGCAGCCCTTCCTCCTGGACCTTCATCCCGGTCTTTTAAACGTCTTGCAGCCCTTCCTCTCACCCGCCGGCGGAATCTGCCAGGCCCGCGCCACCATTCCGGGATCCTTCACTGCCTGGTTCGACCGCCTGTGTGACGGGTTTCATGGCACTACCACTCCGGTAATGTCCATATCCCGCCATGACCTTGTCACGCAAGACGGAAGCCGGCACAAGCCGCGCCGTCAACCGATGCGCCCCTTCGATACACCACGGGGCCAGACGCGACTGGTGGATGGCCGCTGTCGATGGAGGATCGAAGGAGAGCCACACCATACCGGCAACCAACAAGATCACGGCGCCCCGCCCGACACCCCACCCAACCGCCAAAACCCGGCTGAAGGGAGACAACTCTCCAGGGTGGGAGAGACGATTGACCAGCCAGTGCGTTACGGTCAAAGGCAGCTTGATGCTGGAAAAAACCAGCAAAAATGCCGCT includes these proteins:
- a CDS encoding tetratricopeptide repeat protein, which codes for MHRRELNSYTRYALFSAIFFLLAWVWLPYARLHTFSFINLDDTRYLLLNPIIQKGLTWESFLWAWSNIHVGYWIPLTWLSFLLDTTLFGLHPGAIHTVNLLLHLGNTLLLFGLILRLTGHLLPSLLAALLFGIHPQHVEAVAWAVERKEILAGLFGLAALHLHLTALQPQASFARARFWKPSLFYLASLACKPNWVTLPLLLLLLDFWPLHRLEQGWRTLIREKAPYVVLAFAAAILTLTTTATPSELHGDRLDWTLLPLSTRLANMVVVYLDYLFKTLLPIDLAAFYPHPQASLSPLTVALSLLVLLGLTGGALIARRAYPAWTMGWFWFMIALFPVSGLAQAGSQAMADRFTYLPHMGLFLALAGLLPSWPLASLRRPSFRLILAGVTVGIFTLLCWQQVGYWRDSGALWRHTLRVTKDNTLVHYLLGKHELDQGRYASAVEQFAAALQLAPRSPFTIHYKMARALLALDRFPEARAAIRQALVTSPQDPPILMEMGRRFMTPHTMDLALGFFEKALQRQPAPPLAQQSQAHFLLAISLTVLGHLPEAMPHFQLVLTMNNAERISRCAAMTTLLHDNPHLGTVFPAQVAILKGFCPTND
- a CDS encoding CvpA family protein, translated to MNGIDYLLLWVVGFSILFSVLRGSNQELVKLLGWVISFLAAMMLASRLEPRLLPYLQSHGHVGLVGTAAFLLVFSSIKLPLTVTHWLVNRLSHPGELSPFSRVLAVGWGVGRGAVILLVAGMVWLSFDPPSTAAIHQSRLAPWCIEGAHRLTARLVPASVLRDKVMAGYGHYRSGSAMKPVTQAVEPGSEGSRNGGAGLADSAGG